Proteins encoded together in one Acanthopagrus latus isolate v.2019 chromosome 19, fAcaLat1.1, whole genome shotgun sequence window:
- the enosf1 gene encoding mitochondrial enolase superfamily member 1 isoform X1 has protein sequence MVHRITQVTVRDVRFPTSLEQHGSDAMHTDPDYSTAYVVVDTDSGLKGFGFTFTLGKGTEIVVCAVRALAGLVVGKSLQDIVSDFRGFYRLLTSDGQMRWLGPEKGVIHLATAAVLNAVWDLWARAEGKPLWKLLVDMDPKQIVTCIDFRYITDALTEEEALDILVKAREGKQQREDQMLKEGYPAYTTSCAWIGYSDEQLKQLCTDALKSGWTKFKVKVGADLEDDTRRCRLIRQMIGPDNTLMIDANQRWDVAEAISWVSSLAEFKPLWIEEPTCPDDILGHAAISKALAPLGIGVATGEQCQNRVMFKQFLQASALQFVQIDSCRLGSVNENLAVLLMAHKFQVPVCPHAGGVGLCELVQHLILFDYICVSGSLRNRMCEYVDHLHEHFTSPVVIHDAHYIPPKDPGYSCEMLETSVKKHQYPEGDVWKQHKNS, from the exons ATGGTGCACAGAATAACACAGGTGACGGTCCGGGACGTCAGGTTCCCGACGTCTTTGGAGCAGCACGGCTCAGACGCGATG cacaCCGACCCGGACTACTCCACCGCGTATGTGGTGGTCGACACGGACTCCGGCCTGAAGGGCTTCGGCTTCACGTTCACTCTGGGGAAAGGCACCGAGATAG TGGTGTGTGCTGTGAGGGCCCTGGCAGGTCTGGTTGTCGGGAAATCCTTGCAGGACATCGTGAGCGACTTCCGTGGATTTTACCGCCTCTTGACCAGCGATGGCCAGATGAGATGG CTAGGCCCAGAGAAAGGAGTGATCCACCTGGCCACTGCTGCAGTCCTCAACGCAGTGTGGGACCTGTGGGCGAGAGCGGAGGGCAAG CCGCTGTGGAAGCTGCTCGTCGACATG GATCCGAAGCAGATCGTCACGTGCATTGACTTCAGATACATCACCGATGCcctcacagaggaggaggctctGG ACATACTTGTGAAAGCTCGAGAGGgcaagcagcagagag AGGATCAGATGCTGAAGGAGGGTTATCCTGCCTACACCACCTCCTGCGCATGGATCGGATACTCAGACGAGCAGCTCAAACAG ctctgcacagaTGCACTGAAGAGCGGCTGGACTAAGTTCAAGGTGAAAGTCGGCGCTGATCTCGAGGACGACACGCGCCGGTGCCGCCTCATAAGGCAAATGATTGGACCCGATAACACTTTG aTGATTGATGCCAACCAGAGGTGGGACGTAGCCGAGGCCATCAGCTGGGTGTCCAGCCTGGCTGAGTTCAAACCTCTGTGGATCGAGGAGCCCACGTGTCCAGATGACATCCTGGGTCACGCTGCCATCTCCAAG GCTTTGGCTCCACTCGGGATCGGAGTGGCAACAGGGGAGCAG tgTCAGAACAGGGTGATGTTCAAGCAGTTCCTCCAGGCCTCGGCCCTGCAGTTTGTCCAGATAGACAGCTGTCGGCTGGGCAGCGTCAACGAGAACctggctgtgctgctgatgGCACACAAGTTCCAGG TGCCGGTTTGTCCTCATGCTGGAGGAGTCGGTCTCTGTGAGCTCGTCCAGCATCTGATTCTGTTTGActacatctgtgtgtctggaaGTCTGAGGAACCG AATGTGTGAATATGTCGATCACCTTCACGAGCACTTCACCAGCCCTGTGGTGATTCACGACGCCCACTACATCCCCCCCAAG GATCCAGGATATTCTTGCGAGATGCTGGAAACATCAGTGAAGAAGCACCAGTACCCTGAGGGAGACGTATGGaagcagcacaaaaacagctga
- the enosf1 gene encoding mitochondrial enolase superfamily member 1 isoform X2: MRWLGPEKGVIHLATAAVLNAVWDLWARAEGKPLWKLLVDMDPKQIVTCIDFRYITDALTEEEALDILVKAREGKQQREDQMLKEGYPAYTTSCAWIGYSDEQLKQLCTDALKSGWTKFKVKVGADLEDDTRRCRLIRQMIGPDNTLMIDANQRWDVAEAISWVSSLAEFKPLWIEEPTCPDDILGHAAISKALAPLGIGVATGEQCQNRVMFKQFLQASALQFVQIDSCRLGSVNENLAVLLMAHKFQVPVCPHAGGVGLCELVQHLILFDYICVSGSLRNRMCEYVDHLHEHFTSPVVIHDAHYIPPKDPGYSCEMLETSVKKHQYPEGDVWKQHKNS; encoded by the exons ATGAGATGG CTAGGCCCAGAGAAAGGAGTGATCCACCTGGCCACTGCTGCAGTCCTCAACGCAGTGTGGGACCTGTGGGCGAGAGCGGAGGGCAAG CCGCTGTGGAAGCTGCTCGTCGACATG GATCCGAAGCAGATCGTCACGTGCATTGACTTCAGATACATCACCGATGCcctcacagaggaggaggctctGG ACATACTTGTGAAAGCTCGAGAGGgcaagcagcagagag AGGATCAGATGCTGAAGGAGGGTTATCCTGCCTACACCACCTCCTGCGCATGGATCGGATACTCAGACGAGCAGCTCAAACAG ctctgcacagaTGCACTGAAGAGCGGCTGGACTAAGTTCAAGGTGAAAGTCGGCGCTGATCTCGAGGACGACACGCGCCGGTGCCGCCTCATAAGGCAAATGATTGGACCCGATAACACTTTG aTGATTGATGCCAACCAGAGGTGGGACGTAGCCGAGGCCATCAGCTGGGTGTCCAGCCTGGCTGAGTTCAAACCTCTGTGGATCGAGGAGCCCACGTGTCCAGATGACATCCTGGGTCACGCTGCCATCTCCAAG GCTTTGGCTCCACTCGGGATCGGAGTGGCAACAGGGGAGCAG tgTCAGAACAGGGTGATGTTCAAGCAGTTCCTCCAGGCCTCGGCCCTGCAGTTTGTCCAGATAGACAGCTGTCGGCTGGGCAGCGTCAACGAGAACctggctgtgctgctgatgGCACACAAGTTCCAGG TGCCGGTTTGTCCTCATGCTGGAGGAGTCGGTCTCTGTGAGCTCGTCCAGCATCTGATTCTGTTTGActacatctgtgtgtctggaaGTCTGAGGAACCG AATGTGTGAATATGTCGATCACCTTCACGAGCACTTCACCAGCCCTGTGGTGATTCACGACGCCCACTACATCCCCCCCAAG GATCCAGGATATTCTTGCGAGATGCTGGAAACATCAGTGAAGAAGCACCAGTACCCTGAGGGAGACGTATGGaagcagcacaaaaacagctga